A genomic window from Anthocerotibacter panamensis C109 includes:
- the galE gene encoding UDP-glucose 4-epimerase GalE gives MKVLVTGGAGYIGAHTVRALKRAGFETIVFDNLVYGHPEFVPSTELVVGDLADRALLTDLFSRHAFAGVIHFAAYAYVGESVQQPLKYYRNNVSSTINLLEAMTEAGVKNIIFSSTCATYGEPQTLPIPEDHPQNPINPYGSSKLMVERILQDTHQALGLNFIALRYFNAAGADPAGGIGEDHNPETHLIPLVLDVALGRRPHITVFGTDYDTLDGTCIRDYIHVNDLAQAHVLGLQYLLDGGASQCLNLGNGNGFSVQEVIAAAQKVTGRPISVQLGERRPGDPAILVGSSQRVRDLLHWTPQYAQLEVVLQTAWDWHQQRFG, from the coding sequence ATGAAAGTCCTGGTTACCGGGGGAGCGGGCTACATCGGCGCTCACACCGTCCGAGCCCTCAAGCGAGCAGGCTTTGAGACTATCGTCTTCGATAACTTGGTTTACGGTCACCCGGAATTTGTGCCCAGCACGGAATTGGTGGTAGGAGATCTGGCAGACCGCGCGTTACTCACAGACCTTTTCAGCCGTCATGCGTTTGCTGGGGTGATCCACTTCGCAGCCTATGCCTATGTCGGCGAATCGGTCCAACAGCCCCTTAAGTACTACCGCAACAATGTCTCCTCGACGATCAATCTGCTGGAGGCGATGACCGAGGCAGGGGTGAAAAATATTATTTTCTCCTCGACTTGCGCCACCTATGGAGAGCCGCAGACGCTCCCTATCCCCGAGGACCACCCCCAAAATCCGATCAACCCCTACGGGAGCAGTAAGTTGATGGTGGAGCGGATCCTCCAGGACACCCACCAAGCTTTGGGCCTCAATTTCATCGCCCTGCGCTACTTCAATGCGGCAGGGGCGGACCCGGCGGGTGGGATTGGGGAGGACCACAACCCGGAGACCCACCTCATCCCCCTGGTTCTTGATGTCGCTTTGGGCCGCCGTCCCCATATCACAGTCTTCGGTACGGACTACGACACCCTGGATGGTACCTGCATCCGCGACTATATTCACGTGAACGACCTAGCTCAAGCCCACGTTTTGGGGCTGCAATACTTGCTGGACGGAGGAGCGAGCCAATGCTTAAACCTCGGTAACGGCAATGGTTTCTCGGTCCAAGAGGTGATTGCCGCAGCCCAGAAAGTCACCGGACGTCCGATCTCTGTCCAATTGGGAGAACGCCGCCCCGGTGACCCAGCCATCTTGGTGGGCAGCAGCCAGCGCGTCCGCGATCTTTTGCACTGGACGCCTCAATACGCACAACTGGAAGTGGTCCTCCAAACAGCTTGGGACTGGCACCAGCAGAGGTTCGGCTGA
- a CDS encoding DUF2499 domain-containing protein → MHALSLPTWIIHISSILEWILAIALIWRYGERTGNPVWQNLAWAMLPALIGAMAVVTWHYFDNDPALQWLGNVQAGTTLLGNITLMMAGYTLYREARRS, encoded by the coding sequence ATGCACGCGCTCTCGTTACCTACCTGGATCATCCATATTTCCAGCATCCTGGAATGGATTTTGGCGATTGCGCTCATCTGGCGCTATGGCGAGCGCACAGGGAATCCGGTCTGGCAAAATCTGGCTTGGGCGATGCTCCCGGCCTTGATTGGGGCGATGGCGGTCGTGACCTGGCATTACTTCGACAATGACCCTGCCCTCCAGTGGTTGGGGAATGTCCAGGCGGGGACGACCCTCTTGGGTAACATCACCCTGATGATGGCAGGCTACACCCTTTATCGGGAGGCCCGCCGCTCATGA
- a CDS encoding tyrosine-protein kinase family protein, with product MTVPNTTFDGILPTLTAIFERHREASKKLGRILINRDLNGRIRLILDEKYEHDQSGGQEAKTLAQEIALKLGPHAFPAEQSLLFEPDFDQVFEREITFPLEEFDHIFVVDRLATESNWSTIEPLSENCPRIVFYSIKGGVGRSTALAISAWAMAEQGKKVLVLDLDLESPGLSSALLPEDRRPTYGITDWLVEDLVDNGDVIFQDMVATSNLSRQGEIWVVPAYGTDPGEYISKLSRVWMPKFKNDGAKEPWFKRLARLIGSLELRLKPDVVLIDSRAGIDEIASTIVTDLGASLILMFAINGSQTWSGYHILFEHWRKTGGVRNLRKQLQIVAAMVPEVGATGYFTSLGENAWNLFTDKLYDEIKPEMDAPEEEFLNTEEPWNFDLNDSEAPHFPWSVRWHRGFAALKNLYDGMELDEKTITAVFGDLILGVGKLVDSSQEM from the coding sequence ATGACAGTACCTAATACGACATTCGATGGCATCCTGCCGACGCTCACCGCAATTTTCGAGCGTCATAGGGAAGCATCAAAAAAACTAGGACGAATCCTGATCAACCGTGATCTGAACGGACGTATCCGCCTGATCCTCGACGAAAAATATGAGCATGACCAATCGGGTGGTCAGGAAGCCAAAACACTCGCCCAGGAAATTGCCCTTAAGCTTGGCCCTCATGCATTTCCTGCTGAACAAAGCCTGCTGTTCGAACCGGATTTCGATCAAGTCTTCGAGCGTGAAATTACATTTCCGTTGGAGGAATTCGATCATATTTTTGTCGTTGACCGATTGGCTACTGAGTCGAATTGGTCCACAATCGAACCGCTCTCGGAAAATTGCCCAAGGATTGTTTTTTACTCGATCAAAGGTGGTGTCGGACGTTCGACAGCATTGGCTATATCAGCTTGGGCTATGGCTGAGCAGGGCAAAAAGGTTCTTGTGCTTGACTTAGACCTCGAATCTCCGGGTTTGTCTTCTGCCTTGCTGCCTGAAGACCGCCGTCCGACATATGGCATCACTGACTGGCTTGTAGAAGACTTGGTAGATAACGGGGATGTTATATTTCAGGACATGGTCGCCACCAGTAATTTATCTCGGCAGGGTGAGATCTGGGTTGTACCAGCATACGGTACCGATCCGGGTGAATACATTTCTAAACTGAGCCGTGTATGGATGCCTAAGTTTAAGAACGATGGTGCTAAAGAACCCTGGTTTAAGCGCTTAGCACGACTGATAGGATCCCTTGAGCTACGTTTGAAGCCGGATGTTGTACTCATCGACAGCCGCGCCGGGATTGACGAGATTGCTTCGACTATTGTCACCGACCTTGGTGCTTCCCTGATTTTGATGTTTGCCATCAATGGTTCTCAGACTTGGAGTGGTTACCATATTCTTTTTGAACATTGGCGTAAGACCGGAGGTGTGCGCAATCTCCGTAAACAATTGCAGATCGTCGCTGCGATGGTTCCAGAAGTGGGTGCCACCGGCTATTTCACCTCCTTAGGTGAAAACGCATGGAATCTCTTCACAGACAAACTTTACGATGAGATAAAACCAGAGATGGATGCCCCTGAAGAGGAATTCCTGAATACTGAAGAACCGTGGAATTTCGATCTAAACGATAGCGAAGCCCCGCATTTTCCGTGGTCGGTTCGCTGGCACCGTGGCTTTGCGGCGCTAAAAAACCTCTACGACGGGATGGAACTGGATGAAAAAACGATCACTGCTGTTTTCGGTGATCTGATCCTGGGAGTGGGTAAGTTGGTGGACTCTTCACAGGAAATGTGA
- a CDS encoding Uma2 family endonuclease has protein sequence MTTLTAQPSSTEAPGSRVILEGISWRTYLTLLEELGDHRASRLVYDNGILEITMPTGLHEIIARLLDHMITALADELDVIIQFYGCTTLNREDLAKGVEPDCCYYIQNLRGPGSRSLDLLTDPPPDLAVEVDFTSSSSHKMSVYLSLGVPEVWQYTQQRGVVIFQLKEKGYVACEYSPSFPLVSGVVLTEFLNRVVTEQGDNLIIRAFRQWVREQHSPQK, from the coding sequence ATGACCACTCTCACTGCGCAACCATCCAGCACCGAGGCCCCTGGCTCAAGGGTAATCCTGGAGGGCATCTCTTGGCGGACATACCTGACTCTCCTAGAAGAACTCGGCGACCATCGCGCCTCCCGACTGGTCTATGACAACGGCATCCTGGAAATCACTATGCCCACAGGACTCCACGAGATCATTGCCCGCCTCCTTGACCATATGATTACTGCGCTCGCCGATGAGCTAGACGTTATTATCCAGTTTTACGGCTGCACTACCCTCAATCGAGAAGACCTCGCCAAGGGCGTAGAGCCCGACTGCTGCTACTACATCCAAAACCTCCGTGGTCCCGGCAGCCGCAGCCTGGATCTGCTCACTGACCCCCCGCCTGACCTAGCTGTAGAAGTGGACTTTACCAGTTCCTCAAGTCACAAGATGAGTGTTTACCTCAGCCTGGGCGTTCCTGAAGTCTGGCAATACACACAACAGCGGGGCGTGGTCATTTTTCAACTGAAGGAGAAGGGCTATGTCGCGTGCGAATATAGTCCCAGCTTCCCTCTTGTTTCTGGCGTAGTGTTGACAGAATTTCTGAATCGGGTTGTCACTGAGCAGGGAGATAACCTGATTATCCGGGCATTCCGTCAATGGGTGCGAGAACAACATTCACCCCAGAAGTAA
- a CDS encoding DciA family protein produces MARPESVNNVLQKLQQTQDWRKTQQFLAILEIWSQVAGPLVTPHARPQRLSDGQLWVATSSPVWAQQLTLQRQALKDRLLAHLPDLRLKDIRFAPTGWHTPPPTPITASVAAKVEAMPFHWPATDDPQERLAQVIQVVHWRQAQWPSCPGCTLKAHPASFKRWKCCPACHLAEAGVTKTPLAP; encoded by the coding sequence ATGGCACGTCCTGAATCTGTGAACAACGTCCTTCAAAAGCTGCAACAGACCCAGGATTGGCGCAAAACCCAACAATTCCTGGCGATCTTGGAGATCTGGAGTCAGGTCGCGGGTCCTCTGGTCACACCCCACGCCCGCCCCCAACGCCTCAGCGATGGACAGTTGTGGGTTGCCACCTCCAGCCCGGTTTGGGCGCAACAGTTGACCCTCCAACGTCAAGCCCTCAAGGATAGGCTCCTCGCCCACTTGCCTGATCTGCGCCTCAAAGACATCCGCTTCGCCCCCACGGGTTGGCACACGCCCCCCCCGACCCCGATCACAGCCTCCGTCGCTGCTAAAGTCGAAGCCATGCCCTTTCACTGGCCCGCCACCGACGATCCTCAGGAACGCCTTGCCCAAGTCATTCAAGTGGTCCACTGGCGGCAAGCCCAATGGCCCTCCTGTCCGGGCTGCACGCTCAAAGCCCACCCTGCCAGCTTCAAGCGCTGGAAATGTTGTCCTGCCTGTCATTTGGCTGAGGCTGGGGTCACGAAGACTCCCCTTGCGCCCTAA